In Cydia splendana chromosome 3, ilCydSple1.2, whole genome shotgun sequence, one DNA window encodes the following:
- the LOC134806790 gene encoding protein kinase C-binding protein NELL1-like isoform X2 — protein MAGARALVAACCWWWLTIAAATELDLLGALSLHNTSRAGVSVAPGMQPQRTAYTLEGDSRSLQVEGAAFERAAELLRRSPEFTVLASLKQEPANSGTILSFSHGYNRYLEVQSSGRRDEVRLHYVAAGEAREAGEARVETFPFRLADGAWHRLALAVSGAQATLLVDCHPLYRRLIAPPDRNFTQPQLTLWVGQRNSKHSLFKGTLQDVRLVSGPHGYLAQCPGLDSECPTCGQFALLQATVQELTTHIHDLSLKLVGAEARLARLEQCDCQKSCYSNGSVHADGATWKSGDCNRCSCVHGEITCRPVECERTDCKNPVLPPGACCPTCLRHCLLKGTLYEHGDRFAPKECAECVCHDGNMQCTRVDPDSACPPLPCDPPDQFTVPGECCKFCPGVDYCSMGHTCDENATCMNLNTKYTCKCNQGFEGDGITCEDVDECSEAGGLYGHHCHSNTRCVNLVGGYVCQCLPGYTRRDKFNCVEVDECAGDTHGCHEAAECSNTPGSYTCRCRDGYEGDGYTCTPICTGGCLNGGSCAAPERCACGGGFGGARCERDRDECREPDVCASSADCVNTPGSYYCVCRAGYRKDPLRDHCEDVDECALGEHTCPKHARCVNTDGGFSCECEVPDCELGCWWQGEMKRDGAHWSEAGGCRACACSRGVAACRRAPCACDDANSTAQVLGFAPAACCPHCEPRFHCRHQEMHHVTFRSGERWLYQCQICECLLGEVDCWEPACEESGACCAREGAGQGAWRAHRLQLAGCQLPHCRACQGGQCATLSGAGLDAGAGAGGGVGAARSGRGAAPQAPRRAALELEPP, from the exons GGGATTCGCGGTCGCTGCAGGTGGAAGGCGCGGCGTTCGAGCGCGCCGCCGAGCTGCTGCGCAGGTCGCCCGAGTTCACGGTGCTGGCTTCCCTCAAGCAGGAGCCCGCCAACTCCGGCACCATTCTCTCTTTCTCCCACGGGTACAACAG GTACCTGGAGGTGCAGTCGAGCGGACGCCGGGACGAAGTGCGCCTGCACTACGTTGCGGCGGGAGAGGCGCGCGAGGCGGGCGAGGCACGCGTGGAGACGTTCCCGTTCCGACTCGCGGACGGCGCGTGGCACCGCCTGGCGCTAGCCGTGTCGGGCGCGCAGGCCACGCTCCTCGTCGACTGCCATCCACTCTACCGCCGCCTCATCGCGCCGCCCGATCGGAACTTCACGCAGCCGCAACTCACGCTCTGGGTCGGACAGAGGAATAGCAAGCATTCATTATTCAAG GGTACTCTACAAGACGTGCGGCTGGTGAGCGGGCCGCACGGCTACCTGGCGCAGTGTCCGGGGCTGGACTCGGAGTGCCCCACGTGTGGCCAGTTCGCGCTGCTGCAGGCCACCGTGCAGGAGCTCACCACGCACATCCATGACCTTTCGCTTAAG CTGGTGGGCGCGGAGGCGCGGCTGGCGCGGCTGGAGCAGTGCGACTGCCAGAAGTCGTGCTACTCCAACGGCTCCGTGCACGCCGACGGCGCCACCTGGAAGTCCGGAGACTGCAATCGCTGCTCCTGCGTG CACGGGGAAATAACGTGCAGGCCAGTTGAGTGCGAAAGGACCGACTGCAAAAACCCAGTGCTGCCTCCTGGAGCATGCTGTCCAACGTGTTTAA GGCACTGCTTGCTGAAGGGTACGCTATACGAGCACGGTGACCGGTTCGCGCCGAAGGAGTGCGCGGAGTGCGTGTGCCACGACGGCAACATGCAGTGCACGCGCGTCGACCCCGACAGCGCGTGCCCGCCGCTGCCCTGCGACCCGCCCGACCAGTTCACCGTGCCCGGCGAGTGCTGCAAGTTCTGTCCGG GAGTGGACTACTGCAGTATGGGGCACACATGCGACGAGAATGCGACCTGTATGAATCTCAACACCAAGTACACTTGTAAATGCAACCAGGGCTTCGAAGGCGATGGCATTACTTGTGAAG ATGTGGACGAATGTAGTGAAGCCGGCGGTCTGTACGGACACCACTGCCACTCCAACACGCGCTGCGTCAACTTGGTGGGCGGCTACGTCTGCCAGTGTCTGCCCGGATATACCAGGAGAGACAAGTTCAATTGCGTCGAG GTGGACGAGTGCGCGGGCGACACGCACGGCTGCCACGAGGCGGCGGAGTGCAGCAACACGCCCGGCTCCTACACGTGCCGGTGTCGCGACGGCTACGAAGGCGACGGTTACACCTGCACGC CGATCTGCACGGGCGGGTGCCTGAACGGCGGGTCGTGCGCGGCGCCGGAGCGGTGCGCGTGCGGCGGCGGGTTCGGCGGCGCGCGCTGCGAGCGCGACCGCGACGAGTGCCGCGAGCCCGACGTGTGCGCGAGCAGCGCCGACTGCGTCAACACGCCCGGCTCCTACTACTGCGTGTGCCGCGCCGGGTACCGGAAAGACCCGTTGCGGGACCATTGTGAAG ATGTAGACGAGTGCGCGCTAGGCGAGCACACATGTCCGAAGCACGCGCGCTGCGTCAACACCGACGGCGGCTTCAGCTGCGAGTGCGAAGTGCCCGACTGCGAGTTAG GATGCTGGTGGCAGGGCGAGATGAAGCGGGACGGGGCGCACTGGAGCGAGGCGGGCGGCTGCCGCGCGTGCGCCTGCAGCCGCGGCGTGGCCGCGTGCCGCCGCGCGCCCTGCGCCTGCGACGACGCTAACTCCACCGCGCAG GTGTTGGGGTTCGCTCCGGCGGCATGCTGCCCGCACTGCGAGCCGCGGTTCCACTGCCGGCACCAGGAGATGCACCACGTCACCTTCCGCAGCGGCGAGCGCTGGCTCTACCAGTGCCAGATCTGCGAATGCCTG CTGGGCGAGGTGGACTGCTGGGAGCCGGCGTGCGAGGAGAGCGGCGCGTGCTGCGCGCGCGAGGGAGCGGGACAGGGCGCGTGGCGCGCGCACCGCCTGCAGCTGGCCGGCTGCCAGCTGCCGCACTGCCGCGCCTGCCAG GGAGGCCAGTGTGCTACTTTG AGCGGGGCCGGGCTGGACGCTGGCGCTGGCGCTGGCGGCGGCGTGGGCGCGGCGCGCTCGGGCCGGGGCGCAGCACCGCAAGCACCGCGGCGCGCGGCGCTAGAGCTGGAGCCGCCCTGA
- the LOC134806790 gene encoding protein kinase C-binding protein NELL1-like isoform X3 yields the protein MAGARALVAACCWWWLTIAAATELDLLGALSLHNTSRAGVSVAPGMQPQRTAYTLEGDSRSLQVEGAAFERAAELLRRSPEFTVLASLKQEPANSGTILSFSHGYNRYLEVQSSGRRDEVRLHYVAAGEAREAGEARVETFPFRLADGAWHRLALAVSGAQATLLVDCHPLYRRLIAPPDRNFTQPQLTLWVGQRNSKHSLFKGTLQDVRLVSGPHGYLAQCPGLDSECPTCGQFALLQATVQELTTHIHDLSLKLVGAEARLARLEQCDCQKSCYSNGSVHADGATWKSGDCNRCSCVHGEITCRPVECERTDCKNPVLPPGACCPTCLRHCLLKGTLYEHGDRFAPKECAECVCHDGNMQCTRVDPDSACPPLPCDPPDQFTVPGECCKFCPGVDYCSMGHTCDENATCMNLNTKYTCKCNQGFEGDGITCEDVDECSEAGGLYGHHCHSNTRCVNLVGGYVCQCLPGYTRRDKFNCVEVDECAGDTHGCHEAAECSNTPGSYTCRCRDGYEGDGYTCTPICTGGCLNGGSCAAPERCACGGGFGGARCERDRDECREPDVCASSADCVNTPGSYYCVCRAGYRKDPLRDHCEDVDECALGEHTCPKHARCVNTDGGFSCECEVPDCELGCWWQGEMKRDGAHWSEAGGCRACACSRGVAACRRAPCACDDANSTAQVLGFAPAACCPHCEPRFHCRHQEMHHVTFRSGERWLYQCQICECLLGEVDCWEPACEESGACCAREGAGQGAWRAHRLQLAGCQLPHCRACQSGAGLDAGAGAGGGVGAARSGRGAAPQAPRRAALELEPP from the exons GGGATTCGCGGTCGCTGCAGGTGGAAGGCGCGGCGTTCGAGCGCGCCGCCGAGCTGCTGCGCAGGTCGCCCGAGTTCACGGTGCTGGCTTCCCTCAAGCAGGAGCCCGCCAACTCCGGCACCATTCTCTCTTTCTCCCACGGGTACAACAG GTACCTGGAGGTGCAGTCGAGCGGACGCCGGGACGAAGTGCGCCTGCACTACGTTGCGGCGGGAGAGGCGCGCGAGGCGGGCGAGGCACGCGTGGAGACGTTCCCGTTCCGACTCGCGGACGGCGCGTGGCACCGCCTGGCGCTAGCCGTGTCGGGCGCGCAGGCCACGCTCCTCGTCGACTGCCATCCACTCTACCGCCGCCTCATCGCGCCGCCCGATCGGAACTTCACGCAGCCGCAACTCACGCTCTGGGTCGGACAGAGGAATAGCAAGCATTCATTATTCAAG GGTACTCTACAAGACGTGCGGCTGGTGAGCGGGCCGCACGGCTACCTGGCGCAGTGTCCGGGGCTGGACTCGGAGTGCCCCACGTGTGGCCAGTTCGCGCTGCTGCAGGCCACCGTGCAGGAGCTCACCACGCACATCCATGACCTTTCGCTTAAG CTGGTGGGCGCGGAGGCGCGGCTGGCGCGGCTGGAGCAGTGCGACTGCCAGAAGTCGTGCTACTCCAACGGCTCCGTGCACGCCGACGGCGCCACCTGGAAGTCCGGAGACTGCAATCGCTGCTCCTGCGTG CACGGGGAAATAACGTGCAGGCCAGTTGAGTGCGAAAGGACCGACTGCAAAAACCCAGTGCTGCCTCCTGGAGCATGCTGTCCAACGTGTTTAA GGCACTGCTTGCTGAAGGGTACGCTATACGAGCACGGTGACCGGTTCGCGCCGAAGGAGTGCGCGGAGTGCGTGTGCCACGACGGCAACATGCAGTGCACGCGCGTCGACCCCGACAGCGCGTGCCCGCCGCTGCCCTGCGACCCGCCCGACCAGTTCACCGTGCCCGGCGAGTGCTGCAAGTTCTGTCCGG GAGTGGACTACTGCAGTATGGGGCACACATGCGACGAGAATGCGACCTGTATGAATCTCAACACCAAGTACACTTGTAAATGCAACCAGGGCTTCGAAGGCGATGGCATTACTTGTGAAG ATGTGGACGAATGTAGTGAAGCCGGCGGTCTGTACGGACACCACTGCCACTCCAACACGCGCTGCGTCAACTTGGTGGGCGGCTACGTCTGCCAGTGTCTGCCCGGATATACCAGGAGAGACAAGTTCAATTGCGTCGAG GTGGACGAGTGCGCGGGCGACACGCACGGCTGCCACGAGGCGGCGGAGTGCAGCAACACGCCCGGCTCCTACACGTGCCGGTGTCGCGACGGCTACGAAGGCGACGGTTACACCTGCACGC CGATCTGCACGGGCGGGTGCCTGAACGGCGGGTCGTGCGCGGCGCCGGAGCGGTGCGCGTGCGGCGGCGGGTTCGGCGGCGCGCGCTGCGAGCGCGACCGCGACGAGTGCCGCGAGCCCGACGTGTGCGCGAGCAGCGCCGACTGCGTCAACACGCCCGGCTCCTACTACTGCGTGTGCCGCGCCGGGTACCGGAAAGACCCGTTGCGGGACCATTGTGAAG ATGTAGACGAGTGCGCGCTAGGCGAGCACACATGTCCGAAGCACGCGCGCTGCGTCAACACCGACGGCGGCTTCAGCTGCGAGTGCGAAGTGCCCGACTGCGAGTTAG GATGCTGGTGGCAGGGCGAGATGAAGCGGGACGGGGCGCACTGGAGCGAGGCGGGCGGCTGCCGCGCGTGCGCCTGCAGCCGCGGCGTGGCCGCGTGCCGCCGCGCGCCCTGCGCCTGCGACGACGCTAACTCCACCGCGCAG GTGTTGGGGTTCGCTCCGGCGGCATGCTGCCCGCACTGCGAGCCGCGGTTCCACTGCCGGCACCAGGAGATGCACCACGTCACCTTCCGCAGCGGCGAGCGCTGGCTCTACCAGTGCCAGATCTGCGAATGCCTG CTGGGCGAGGTGGACTGCTGGGAGCCGGCGTGCGAGGAGAGCGGCGCGTGCTGCGCGCGCGAGGGAGCGGGACAGGGCGCGTGGCGCGCGCACCGCCTGCAGCTGGCCGGCTGCCAGCTGCCGCACTGCCGCGCCTGCCAG AGCGGGGCCGGGCTGGACGCTGGCGCTGGCGCTGGCGGCGGCGTGGGCGCGGCGCGCTCGGGCCGGGGCGCAGCACCGCAAGCACCGCGGCGCGCGGCGCTAGAGCTGGAGCCGCCCTGA
- the LOC134806790 gene encoding protein kinase C-binding protein NELL1-like isoform X1 translates to MAGARALVAACCWWWLTIAAATELDLLGALSLHNTSRAGVSVAPGMQPQRTAYTLEGDSRSLQVEGAAFERAAELLRRSPEFTVLASLKQEPANSGTILSFSHGYNRYLEVQSSGRRDEVRLHYVAAGEAREAGEARVETFPFRLADGAWHRLALAVSGAQATLLVDCHPLYRRLIAPPDRNFTQPQLTLWVGQRNSKHSLFKGTLQDVRLVSGPHGYLAQCPGLDSECPTCGQFALLQATVQELTTHIHDLSLKLVGAEARLARLEQCDCQKSCYSNGSVHADGATWKSGDCNRCSCVHGEITCRPVECERTDCKNPVLPPGACCPTCLRHCLLKGTLYEHGDRFAPKECAECVCHDGNMQCTRVDPDSACPPLPCDPPDQFTVPGECCKFCPGVDYCSMGHTCDENATCMNLNTKYTCKCNQGFEGDGITCEDVDECSEAGGLYGHHCHSNTRCVNLVGGYVCQCLPGYTRRDKFNCVEVDECAGDTHGCHEAAECSNTPGSYTCRCRDGYEGDGYTCTPICTGGCLNGGSCAAPERCACGGGFGGARCERDRDECREPDVCASSADCVNTPGSYYCVCRAGYRKDPLRDHCEDVDECALGEHTCPKHARCVNTDGGFSCECEVPDCELGCWWQGEMKRDGAHWSEAGGCRACACSRGVAACRRAPCACDDANSTAQVLGFAPAACCPHCEPRFHCRHQEMHHVTFRSGERWLYQCQICECLLGEVDCWEPACEESGACCAREGAGQGAWRAHRLQLAGCQLPHCRACQGGQCATLVSNLACCVHRAGPGWTLALALAAAWARRARAGAQHRKHRGARR, encoded by the exons GGGATTCGCGGTCGCTGCAGGTGGAAGGCGCGGCGTTCGAGCGCGCCGCCGAGCTGCTGCGCAGGTCGCCCGAGTTCACGGTGCTGGCTTCCCTCAAGCAGGAGCCCGCCAACTCCGGCACCATTCTCTCTTTCTCCCACGGGTACAACAG GTACCTGGAGGTGCAGTCGAGCGGACGCCGGGACGAAGTGCGCCTGCACTACGTTGCGGCGGGAGAGGCGCGCGAGGCGGGCGAGGCACGCGTGGAGACGTTCCCGTTCCGACTCGCGGACGGCGCGTGGCACCGCCTGGCGCTAGCCGTGTCGGGCGCGCAGGCCACGCTCCTCGTCGACTGCCATCCACTCTACCGCCGCCTCATCGCGCCGCCCGATCGGAACTTCACGCAGCCGCAACTCACGCTCTGGGTCGGACAGAGGAATAGCAAGCATTCATTATTCAAG GGTACTCTACAAGACGTGCGGCTGGTGAGCGGGCCGCACGGCTACCTGGCGCAGTGTCCGGGGCTGGACTCGGAGTGCCCCACGTGTGGCCAGTTCGCGCTGCTGCAGGCCACCGTGCAGGAGCTCACCACGCACATCCATGACCTTTCGCTTAAG CTGGTGGGCGCGGAGGCGCGGCTGGCGCGGCTGGAGCAGTGCGACTGCCAGAAGTCGTGCTACTCCAACGGCTCCGTGCACGCCGACGGCGCCACCTGGAAGTCCGGAGACTGCAATCGCTGCTCCTGCGTG CACGGGGAAATAACGTGCAGGCCAGTTGAGTGCGAAAGGACCGACTGCAAAAACCCAGTGCTGCCTCCTGGAGCATGCTGTCCAACGTGTTTAA GGCACTGCTTGCTGAAGGGTACGCTATACGAGCACGGTGACCGGTTCGCGCCGAAGGAGTGCGCGGAGTGCGTGTGCCACGACGGCAACATGCAGTGCACGCGCGTCGACCCCGACAGCGCGTGCCCGCCGCTGCCCTGCGACCCGCCCGACCAGTTCACCGTGCCCGGCGAGTGCTGCAAGTTCTGTCCGG GAGTGGACTACTGCAGTATGGGGCACACATGCGACGAGAATGCGACCTGTATGAATCTCAACACCAAGTACACTTGTAAATGCAACCAGGGCTTCGAAGGCGATGGCATTACTTGTGAAG ATGTGGACGAATGTAGTGAAGCCGGCGGTCTGTACGGACACCACTGCCACTCCAACACGCGCTGCGTCAACTTGGTGGGCGGCTACGTCTGCCAGTGTCTGCCCGGATATACCAGGAGAGACAAGTTCAATTGCGTCGAG GTGGACGAGTGCGCGGGCGACACGCACGGCTGCCACGAGGCGGCGGAGTGCAGCAACACGCCCGGCTCCTACACGTGCCGGTGTCGCGACGGCTACGAAGGCGACGGTTACACCTGCACGC CGATCTGCACGGGCGGGTGCCTGAACGGCGGGTCGTGCGCGGCGCCGGAGCGGTGCGCGTGCGGCGGCGGGTTCGGCGGCGCGCGCTGCGAGCGCGACCGCGACGAGTGCCGCGAGCCCGACGTGTGCGCGAGCAGCGCCGACTGCGTCAACACGCCCGGCTCCTACTACTGCGTGTGCCGCGCCGGGTACCGGAAAGACCCGTTGCGGGACCATTGTGAAG ATGTAGACGAGTGCGCGCTAGGCGAGCACACATGTCCGAAGCACGCGCGCTGCGTCAACACCGACGGCGGCTTCAGCTGCGAGTGCGAAGTGCCCGACTGCGAGTTAG GATGCTGGTGGCAGGGCGAGATGAAGCGGGACGGGGCGCACTGGAGCGAGGCGGGCGGCTGCCGCGCGTGCGCCTGCAGCCGCGGCGTGGCCGCGTGCCGCCGCGCGCCCTGCGCCTGCGACGACGCTAACTCCACCGCGCAG GTGTTGGGGTTCGCTCCGGCGGCATGCTGCCCGCACTGCGAGCCGCGGTTCCACTGCCGGCACCAGGAGATGCACCACGTCACCTTCCGCAGCGGCGAGCGCTGGCTCTACCAGTGCCAGATCTGCGAATGCCTG CTGGGCGAGGTGGACTGCTGGGAGCCGGCGTGCGAGGAGAGCGGCGCGTGCTGCGCGCGCGAGGGAGCGGGACAGGGCGCGTGGCGCGCGCACCGCCTGCAGCTGGCCGGCTGCCAGCTGCCGCACTGCCGCGCCTGCCAG GGAGGCCAGTGTGCTACTTTGGTGAGCAATCTCGCGTGTTGTGTGCATCG AGCGGGGCCGGGCTGGACGCTGGCGCTGGCGCTGGCGGCGGCGTGGGCGCGGCGCGCTCGGGCCGGGGCGCAGCACCGCAAGCACCGCGGCGCGCGGCGCTAG